One Gloeothece verrucosa PCC 7822 DNA window includes the following coding sequences:
- the phaB gene encoding acetoacetyl-CoA reductase PhaB, whose translation MISLGLEDKVIFVSGGSRGIGAATVNLLQQLGAKVAFTYRPVNSYYEGEILEGALPIAADVTDPAAMEKAARLAEEKLGPVYGVVANAGITKDNFYSKLSFEDWDQVIDVNLKGVNHTIKPFINGMYERLEGSIVCVSSISGERGNVGQTNYSATKAAVIGLVKSLARESARYNIRANVVSPGFIETDMTKGLPDKVKDKVTAEIPVRRFGQPEDIAWAVAFLLSPVASNFVTGEVLRVNGAHHT comes from the coding sequence ATGATTTCTCTCGGGTTAGAAGATAAAGTCATCTTTGTGTCTGGTGGCAGTCGAGGAATTGGAGCGGCTACTGTTAATCTGCTTCAGCAATTAGGAGCAAAAGTCGCCTTTACTTATCGCCCAGTAAACTCGTACTATGAGGGAGAGATTCTAGAAGGTGCGCTTCCCATTGCAGCAGATGTTACCGATCCAGCCGCTATGGAAAAAGCCGCTAGACTAGCAGAAGAAAAACTCGGCCCTGTTTATGGAGTCGTTGCTAATGCAGGGATCACCAAAGATAATTTTTACTCTAAACTGAGTTTTGAAGATTGGGATCAAGTGATTGATGTAAATTTAAAAGGAGTCAATCATACGATTAAACCTTTTATTAATGGAATGTATGAACGCCTTGAAGGATCAATTGTCTGCGTGAGTTCAATTTCAGGAGAAAGAGGCAACGTAGGTCAAACCAACTACTCTGCTACAAAAGCGGCAGTCATTGGTTTAGTAAAATCCTTGGCCAGAGAATCAGCCCGTTATAATATACGTGCTAATGTGGTATCCCCGGGCTTTATTGAAACCGATATGACTAAGGGGCTACCTGATAAAGTAAAAGATAAAGTGACTGCTGAAATTCCGGTGCGTCGTTTTGGTCAACCCGAAGACATTGCTTGGGCGGTAGCGTTTCTGCTTTCACCGGTTGCTAGTAATTTTGTGACTGGGGAAGTGTTGCGAGTTAATGGGGCGCATCATACTTAA
- a CDS encoding glycosyltransferase: MTHFGIICPPYPGHLNPHAALGRELISRGHRVTFLQIPDLEGKVRSEDIDFYPIGQTTYQPGTMAQTFAQLSQLSGLASLHYSVDFCRQMVEMICQDAPKAIAATGIEVLLVDQLEPVGETIGEYLGIPFICISCGQAIHRRADVPPFFTPWGYHHKAQWAQIRNQIAYHFLDRSCEPILGAINHYRRQWKLPDYCHIYESHARLAHISQQPPAFEFPIADLPSHLHYVGPLRNASPQQVAFPYEKLNGQPMIYASLGSVQNTKQEVFHQIAAACVGLDVQLVITTGGGLDELGVQNLPGSPLVVEYAPQPDILAAASLTITHGGMNTILDSLSYAVPLIAMPITFEQPGNGARIRSTGVGEVLPLGKLSVKRLHSTIKRVLRENSYRDNAQRIQQSIQQTSGVKRAADIIEQVIQRPNHSRLKPQLMQI; this comes from the coding sequence ATGACGCACTTTGGTATTATTTGCCCGCCTTACCCAGGACATCTTAACCCTCATGCCGCCTTGGGGCGAGAACTGATTTCACGGGGACATCGAGTGACCTTTCTACAAATTCCGGACCTGGAAGGGAAAGTGCGATCAGAAGACATCGATTTTTATCCCATTGGACAAACCACCTATCAACCCGGCACAATGGCTCAAACCTTTGCACAGCTAAGTCAGTTAAGCGGCTTAGCCTCATTGCATTACTCTGTGGACTTTTGCCGGCAGATGGTAGAAATGATTTGTCAGGATGCTCCCAAAGCCATTGCGGCTACAGGAATTGAGGTCTTACTGGTGGATCAACTCGAACCCGTTGGCGAAACCATCGGAGAATATTTAGGTATTCCTTTTATCTGTATTTCTTGTGGTCAAGCCATTCACCGCCGGGCCGATGTGCCTCCTTTTTTTACACCTTGGGGTTATCATCACAAAGCCCAATGGGCACAAATTCGTAATCAAATTGCCTACCATTTTTTAGACCGCAGTTGTGAACCCATTTTAGGTGCGATTAATCATTATCGTCGCCAGTGGAAATTACCCGATTACTGCCATATTTATGAATCTCATGCCCGATTAGCCCATATTAGCCAACAGCCGCCAGCGTTTGAATTTCCTATAGCGGATTTGCCTTCTCATCTTCATTATGTAGGGCCACTCCGCAATGCTTCCCCTCAACAGGTGGCTTTTCCTTATGAAAAGTTAAACGGACAACCGATGATTTATGCTTCTTTAGGCAGTGTGCAGAACACCAAGCAAGAAGTATTTCACCAAATTGCGGCGGCTTGCGTTGGCTTAGATGTGCAACTGGTTATAACCACTGGGGGGGGTTTGGATGAGCTTGGGGTGCAAAATCTGCCGGGTTCTCCTCTGGTGGTGGAGTATGCACCTCAACCTGATATTTTAGCGGCTGCAAGTCTTACGATTACTCATGGCGGTATGAATACCATCCTAGATTCTCTGAGCTACGCTGTACCTTTAATCGCCATGCCCATTACTTTTGAGCAGCCCGGTAATGGGGCACGCATTCGCTCGACAGGAGTAGGAGAAGTGTTACCACTGGGAAAACTCAGTGTTAAGCGGCTACATTCAACGATTAAACGGGTGTTGAGAGAAAATTCTTACCGCGACAATGCCCAAAGAATTCAACAGTCTATTCAACAGACTAGCGGGGTAAAACGAGCCGCAGATATTATTGAACAGGTTATCCAAAGACCAAATCACTCTCGATTGAAACCGCAATTGATGCAGATTTAA
- a CDS encoding GNAT family N-acetyltransferase, producing MNKTLADGCVLRAAKQEDLGSIRQLVLGAMLDPTQLRWSQFLVIEYKGEIIACGQLRTFEQAQELGSLVVSKKWRNQGLGSYLTRNLIKIAQKPLYLECLGSRRANFYSRFGFVSVSWQELPRSLKPKFGLSNLARKILRVPFYFMCHGDLTK from the coding sequence ATGAACAAAACTCTAGCCGATGGTTGTGTGTTGCGAGCGGCAAAACAAGAAGATCTCGGAAGTATTCGTCAATTAGTCTTGGGTGCTATGTTAGATCCCACCCAGTTGCGCTGGTCACAGTTTTTGGTGATTGAATACAAAGGAGAGATTATTGCCTGTGGACAGTTACGTACCTTCGAACAAGCACAGGAATTAGGTAGTTTAGTCGTGAGCAAAAAGTGGCGCAATCAGGGATTAGGGTCTTACTTAACCAGAAATTTAATCAAAATAGCCCAAAAACCTCTATACCTGGAATGTTTAGGCTCGAGACGAGCGAATTTTTACTCTCGTTTTGGGTTTGTATCTGTGTCTTGGCAAGAGTTACCCCGTTCCTTAAAACCTAAGTTTGGCTTATCTAACCTAGCTAGAAAGATTTTGAGAGTGCCATTTTATTTTATGTGTCACGGGGACTTAACAAAGTAG
- a CDS encoding XisH family protein, translating into MAAKDIFHDAVRKGLEKEGWLITDDPLKIEVGGVEMYIDLGEEQILAAEREGQKIAVEIKSFVGTSNISSFHTAVGQFFNYRIALEQQEPERVLYLAVPLATYESFFRLEFVQTVRERSQLKLIIYNPVNEVIVEWKN; encoded by the coding sequence ATGGCCGCTAAAGATATTTTTCACGATGCTGTCAGAAAAGGTTTAGAAAAAGAAGGGTGGTTGATTACAGACGATCCTTTAAAAATTGAAGTTGGCGGTGTTGAAATGTACATTGATTTGGGAGAAGAACAAATTTTAGCCGCCGAAAGAGAGGGACAAAAAATAGCCGTTGAAATTAAAAGTTTTGTAGGTACGTCCAATATTTCTAGCTTTCATACAGCCGTCGGACAATTTTTTAATTATCGTATTGCTTTAGAACAACAGGAACCAGAACGGGTTTTATATCTAGCTGTTCCCTTGGCAACCTATGAGAGTTTTTTTCGGTTGGAGTTTGTACAAACTGTTAGGGAGCGCTCTCAATTGAAACTAATTATTTATAATCCTGTCAATGAGGTAATCGTAGAATGGAAAAATTAG
- a CDS encoding MgPME-cyclase complex family protein — MTTYYYVLASQKFLLEEEPLEEVLRERTRDYQEKNKEIDFWLIKQPAFLEASELVATKKQCPQPSVAIVSTNKEFITWLKLRLEYVLTGAFEAPSESIPDPLASLASVA, encoded by the coding sequence ATGACTACTTATTATTACGTTTTAGCCAGTCAAAAGTTTTTATTAGAAGAGGAACCTTTAGAAGAAGTTCTTCGAGAACGCACTAGAGATTATCAGGAAAAAAATAAGGAAATAGATTTTTGGCTCATTAAACAGCCCGCTTTTTTAGAAGCTTCTGAATTAGTCGCCACTAAAAAGCAATGTCCTCAACCTTCTGTGGCCATTGTTTCTACCAATAAAGAGTTTATTACTTGGTTGAAGTTACGCTTAGAATATGTGCTAACGGGAGCCTTTGAAGCGCCTTCTGAGAGTATTCCTGATCCTTTGGCATCTCTTGCCTCTGTTGCTTAA
- a CDS encoding Uma2 family endonuclease: protein MITEQTISLTLTIPPLENGDRLVRAEFERRYQAMPEVKKAELVEGVVYMASPLRFKSHAEPHAYIMGWLATYQAKTQGVRLGDNPTVRLDGDNEPQPDAVLRIESGGKSRISEDDYLEGSPELIVEIAASTASIDLHEKLKVYRRNGVPEYLVWRVYDGQFDWFILQEGEYIPLETDTDGVTRSQVFPGLWLDKAALLAGNLAQVLAVLQQGLDSQEHQNFLQQLAS from the coding sequence ATGATCACTGAGCAAACTATTTCACTGACTTTAACGATTCCTCCCTTAGAAAACGGAGACAGGCTAGTGCGTGCTGAATTTGAACGCCGCTATCAGGCAATGCCTGAAGTTAAAAAGGCAGAATTAGTAGAAGGAGTTGTTTATATGGCATCCCCCTTAAGATTTAAAAGTCACGCCGAACCGCACGCATACATTATGGGCTGGTTAGCAACCTATCAAGCAAAAACACAAGGAGTTAGATTAGGTGATAATCCCACAGTGCGGCTTGATGGGGATAATGAACCTCAACCGGATGCTGTATTAAGAATTGAAAGCGGCGGAAAATCTCGCATTAGTGAAGATGATTATCTCGAAGGTTCACCAGAATTAATTGTAGAAATTGCTGCCTCTACTGCTTCTATTGATTTACATGAAAAACTAAAAGTTTATCGCCGCAACGGAGTACCAGAATATTTAGTCTGGCGAGTTTATGATGGCCAATTTGATTGGTTTATCTTACAGGAAGGGGAATATATTCCACTGGAAACGGATACAGACGGAGTGACACGCTCTCAAGTTTTTCCGGGATTATGGTTAGACAAAGCGGCTTTACTTGCGGGAAATTTAGCCCAAGTTTTAGCGGTTTTACAGCAGGGATTAGACAGTCAAGAACATCAAAATTTTCTGCAACAGTTAGCCTCTTAA
- a CDS encoding pyridoxine 5'-phosphate synthase, translating to MLTLGVNIDHVATIRQARRTVEPDPIAAAALAELGGADGITVHLREDRRHIQDRDVRLLRQTVRTHLNLEMAPTEEMIAIALEIKPDYVTLVPEKREEVTTEGGIDVKSNLERFCGVVERLQGGGIPVSWFIDADAAQIEAACSTGAKFIELHTGEYAEASNEETRAHELEVLKKGCEQALSLGLRVNAGHGLTYWNVYPVACLPGMEELNIGHTIISRAVLVGIERATREMKLAMRGQL from the coding sequence TTGCTGACCCTTGGTGTCAACATCGATCACGTAGCAACGATCCGACAAGCACGACGGACAGTTGAACCAGATCCCATAGCCGCAGCCGCTTTAGCTGAGTTAGGCGGCGCAGATGGTATTACTGTTCACCTTCGAGAAGACCGCCGCCATATTCAAGACCGAGATGTGCGACTTCTACGTCAAACAGTACGCACCCATCTAAATCTAGAAATGGCTCCCACCGAGGAAATGATCGCCATCGCCCTTGAGATCAAACCTGACTATGTGACCCTGGTTCCTGAAAAACGGGAAGAGGTGACCACAGAAGGCGGCATTGATGTCAAGAGTAACTTAGAGCGTTTTTGTGGAGTGGTTGAGCGGCTACAAGGCGGCGGAATTCCGGTAAGCTGGTTTATCGATGCTGATGCGGCTCAAATTGAAGCGGCTTGCTCTACCGGGGCTAAGTTTATTGAATTGCATACCGGTGAATATGCAGAAGCGTCTAACGAAGAAACTCGCGCCCATGAGTTAGAAGTTCTCAAAAAAGGCTGTGAACAAGCGCTCTCTTTGGGGTTACGCGTTAATGCCGGTCATGGGTTAACTTACTGGAATGTTTATCCTGTCGCTTGTCTTCCTGGTATGGAAGAACTCAACATCGGTCATACTATTATTAGTCGGGCTGTACTTGTCGGAATAGAAAGAGCCACTCGAGAAATGAAACTCGCTATGCGTGGACAGCTATAG
- the aroC gene encoding chorismate synthase: protein MGNTFGHLFRITTFGESHGGGVGVVIDGCPPLLEISEAEIQVELDRRRPGQSKITTPRQETDTCEIISGVFEGKTTGTPLAILVRNKDARSQDYDEMSVKYRPSHADATYDAKYGIRNWKGGGRSSARETIGRVAAGAIAKKILQQAAGVEIIGYVKRIKDLEGIVDPDTVTLEQVESNIVRCPDQEAAQKMIDLIDQIRREKDSLGGVVECVARYVPKGLGEPVFDKLEADLAKAVMSLPASKGFEIGSGFAGTVLTGSEHNDEFYTDEAGNIRTVTNRSGGIQGGISNGENIIIRVAFKPTATIGKEQQTVTNSGEETTLAAKGRHDPCVLPRAVPMVEAMVALVICDHLLRHQGQCGGLQQADKFKS, encoded by the coding sequence ATGGGTAACACATTTGGGCATCTATTTCGCATAACAACTTTCGGAGAATCTCACGGTGGAGGGGTTGGAGTAGTCATTGATGGTTGTCCACCCCTTCTAGAAATTTCTGAAGCAGAAATTCAAGTAGAGTTAGATCGCAGACGACCCGGACAGAGTAAAATCACAACACCTCGTCAAGAAACAGATACCTGTGAAATTATCTCAGGGGTATTTGAAGGAAAAACCACAGGAACACCCCTTGCTATTTTAGTGCGTAACAAAGATGCACGCTCGCAAGATTACGACGAAATGTCGGTAAAATATCGTCCCTCCCATGCCGATGCTACTTATGATGCTAAATATGGTATCCGCAACTGGAAAGGAGGAGGAAGGTCTTCCGCCAGAGAAACCATTGGCAGAGTAGCCGCCGGTGCCATTGCCAAAAAGATCTTACAACAAGCTGCCGGGGTTGAAATTATCGGTTATGTCAAACGCATTAAAGATTTAGAAGGAATTGTCGATCCGGATACAGTAACTTTAGAACAAGTGGAAAGTAATATTGTTCGCTGTCCAGATCAAGAAGCCGCCCAAAAAATGATAGACTTAATTGACCAAATCCGACGCGAAAAAGATTCCCTTGGCGGCGTAGTGGAATGTGTAGCGCGGTATGTTCCCAAGGGTTTAGGAGAGCCAGTCTTTGATAAATTAGAGGCAGATTTAGCCAAAGCGGTGATGTCTTTACCAGCTAGTAAAGGGTTTGAAATTGGCTCGGGATTTGCTGGAACGGTGTTAACCGGCAGCGAACATAATGATGAATTTTATACTGATGAAGCGGGAAATATTCGCACTGTTACGAATCGTTCTGGCGGCATTCAAGGCGGAATTAGTAACGGAGAAAATATTATTATTCGAGTAGCTTTTAAACCGACAGCAACTATCGGAAAAGAACAGCAAACCGTCACTAATAGCGGAGAAGAAACCACCTTGGCGGCTAAAGGAAGACATGATCCTTGTGTCTTACCTCGTGCAGTTCCGATGGTAGAGGCTATGGTAGCCTTAGTGATCTGCGATCATTTATTGCGTCACCAAGGACAGTGTGGGGGGTTGCAGCAAGCTGACAAATTCAAGTCATGA
- the cax gene encoding calcium/proton exchanger: MADFLHWGTTAVFIYSGLAIIPLAIGLSTATEKVAVATGPSLGGLVNAIFGSATGLIIALVALREGLVDLVKASITGSILCDLLLFLGLAMLTGGIRYKEQKFQPILAQVNGVSMTLAVIAIALPTLVIDTSNMVELLTINRLSIVVATVLLIVYGLTLLFSLKTHSYLYDIGVAIKKDSKLIQEQEETFDKKYLIFWIGVLLITTIGVAFESEKFVDVVDSVIEKIGLTPLFTGVILLPLLSDVAGIVTVVRLALKNQMDLTVAIAMGDSLLVALLTAPLLVLGGLVVNKDMNLNFNSFEVVALAIAVTITNLISFSGNSNWLNGTLLLATYIILGVAFYYHPV; encoded by the coding sequence ATGGCTGATTTTTTACATTGGGGAACAACAGCCGTATTTATTTACTCAGGTTTGGCAATCATTCCTTTAGCGATTGGATTAAGTACCGCAACGGAAAAAGTCGCTGTAGCTACGGGCCCTTCTTTAGGGGGTTTAGTCAATGCAATTTTTGGCAGCGCCACAGGATTGATTATTGCTCTAGTTGCTCTCAGAGAGGGATTAGTTGATTTAGTGAAAGCCAGTATAACCGGCAGTATTCTCTGTGATTTACTGTTATTTTTAGGATTAGCTATGCTAACCGGCGGCATTCGCTACAAAGAACAAAAATTTCAACCCATTTTAGCACAGGTTAATGGCGTATCCATGACCTTAGCGGTGATTGCTATTGCTTTACCAACATTGGTTATTGATACCTCAAATATGGTGGAGCTTTTAACGATTAATCGGCTTTCAATTGTAGTGGCAACAGTTTTATTGATTGTTTATGGATTAACTTTATTATTTTCTCTAAAAACCCATAGCTATCTTTATGATATTGGTGTAGCCATTAAGAAAGATTCTAAATTAATTCAAGAACAAGAGGAAACTTTTGATAAAAAATATTTAATTTTTTGGATCGGAGTGTTATTAATTACTACTATAGGCGTTGCTTTTGAATCAGAAAAATTCGTTGATGTGGTCGATTCTGTGATTGAAAAAATCGGATTAACGCCGCTATTTACGGGAGTAATTTTATTGCCTTTACTGAGTGATGTAGCGGGAATTGTTACTGTGGTTCGTTTAGCTTTAAAAAATCAAATGGATTTAACAGTAGCCATTGCGATGGGGGATAGTCTTCTAGTAGCTTTATTGACGGCTCCCTTATTAGTTTTAGGGGGATTAGTGGTTAATAAAGATATGAATTTAAATTTTAATTCCTTTGAAGTAGTGGCTTTAGCTATCGCGGTTACCATTACAAATTTAATTAGTTTTAGCGGCAATTCTAACTGGTTAAATGGCACTTTACTTTTAGCGACTTATATTATTCTAGGCGTTGCCTTTTATTACCATCCTGTATAG
- a CDS encoding PEP-CTERM sorting domain-containing protein has translation MLNLLAWKQTITVTFLTIAGLGVASPSMAVSLYTITDLGSLSPQGTDTRAAGINNLGQVVGRSRFSSGTLSHGYIWENGVLSELPYTGLKNGTEIVTLPGRGGFSRSINDSGFIVGTADELPGPTDRGLLWSPNGSGGYNLAIYDFGGVESYFYDINNSNQIAGAHIYASGKRNAVFWENNLKIDLPSLGGDENFTSAINDNTVIAGYIDTDGADNGTNTYEAAIWQKDSNGNFVLSRLGTFGAAQSLAKDININNDLVGQLVNVEEDVTTRSPFLFKDGNKIDLGSFGGTVGDALSINANTQIVGYSNTGSNVAHAFLWENGQLFDLNNLLVNGSGWQLTQATGINDLGQIVGYGLFTDANGVTQTRAFILEAVPEPFTILGVTTAVGFGMQFKKRLAKVQK, from the coding sequence ACCTTCTTGACCATTGCCGGATTAGGGGTTGCAAGTCCATCAATGGCAGTATCCTTGTATACCATTACCGATTTGGGAAGCCTCAGCCCTCAAGGAACAGACACTCGAGCGGCAGGGATTAACAATTTAGGACAAGTGGTCGGTCGGTCCCGTTTTAGTAGTGGCACATTGTCTCACGGGTATATCTGGGAAAACGGTGTTTTAAGCGAATTACCCTATACTGGTTTGAAAAATGGCACTGAAATAGTTACTTTACCCGGGCGAGGTGGCTTTTCGAGGTCTATCAATGACTCAGGGTTCATTGTGGGTACAGCAGACGAACTGCCTGGACCGACGGATCGCGGCTTGTTGTGGAGTCCTAATGGTAGTGGCGGCTATAATTTAGCGATCTATGATTTTGGAGGAGTAGAAAGCTATTTTTATGACATCAACAACTCGAATCAAATAGCCGGCGCTCATATCTATGCTTCAGGTAAAAGAAATGCTGTTTTTTGGGAGAACAACCTAAAAATTGATTTGCCCAGTCTAGGAGGCGATGAAAATTTTACTTCGGCAATTAATGATAATACTGTCATTGCCGGCTATATCGATACAGACGGTGCAGATAACGGTACTAATACTTATGAAGCCGCCATTTGGCAAAAAGACAGCAATGGAAATTTTGTGCTAAGTAGGTTAGGCACTTTCGGCGCTGCCCAGAGCTTGGCCAAAGACATCAATATCAATAATGATTTGGTCGGTCAACTGGTGAATGTTGAGGAGGATGTAACCACTCGTTCTCCGTTCTTGTTCAAAGATGGCAATAAAATCGACTTGGGAAGCTTTGGCGGGACTGTCGGTGATGCTTTAAGTATCAATGCCAATACTCAGATAGTGGGTTACTCAAATACAGGGAGTAATGTCGCTCATGCTTTTCTGTGGGAAAATGGGCAACTATTCGACCTGAACAATTTATTAGTGAACGGGAGCGGCTGGCAACTGACACAAGCAACAGGAATCAATGACCTTGGGCAAATTGTCGGTTATGGTTTATTTACCGATGCCAACGGCGTAACACAAACACGAGCTTTTATTTTAGAGGCTGTACCTGAACCCTTTACCATTCTTGGGGTGACCACTGCTGTGGGTTTTGGGATGCAATTCAAAAAACGGTTAGCCAAGGTTCAAAAATAG
- the crtW gene encoding beta-carotene ketolase CrtW, whose protein sequence is MNNCNYSILIDVNNQQKSSPKNIIMGLIIAVVIIGLWLVSLAVLLCINTEIYPLWLILIAIFWQMFLFTGLFITAHDAIHGSVFAQNKKINHWIGSLAVFLYCFLSYPELVKKHWLHHHHPASELDPDYHDGKRTNGILWYLYFMKRYWTWNQFIGMTIVLYLSKFLFHISSINFCLFWIIPLVLSSMQLFYFGTFLPHREPEDGYVHPHCAQSLALPVFLSFLTCYHFGYHQEHHEYPHVPWWQLPKVYQQKVLRYCDP, encoded by the coding sequence TTGAATAACTGTAATTACTCAATTTTAATTGATGTAAACAACCAACAAAAATCATCCCCCAAAAATATAATTATGGGGCTTATAATTGCTGTAGTAATTATTGGTCTTTGGCTAGTAAGTTTAGCTGTTTTGCTGTGTATTAACACAGAAATATACCCATTATGGTTGATTTTGATAGCGATATTTTGGCAAATGTTTCTGTTTACAGGGCTTTTTATTACTGCTCATGATGCCATTCATGGATCAGTTTTTGCTCAAAATAAAAAAATTAATCATTGGATCGGTTCCTTAGCGGTATTTCTTTACTGTTTTTTATCTTATCCAGAGCTTGTTAAAAAACATTGGTTACACCATCATCATCCAGCTAGTGAACTTGACCCAGATTATCACGACGGGAAGAGAACTAATGGGATTTTGTGGTACTTATATTTTATGAAAAGATATTGGACTTGGAATCAATTTATCGGCATGACTATTGTCTTGTATCTGAGTAAATTCCTCTTCCATATTTCCTCAATCAATTTTTGTCTCTTTTGGATTATTCCCCTGGTGTTAAGTTCCATGCAACTGTTTTATTTTGGGACGTTTTTGCCGCATCGAGAACCCGAAGACGGCTATGTTCATCCTCATTGTGCCCAAAGCCTCGCTTTACCGGTTTTTTTATCATTTCTCACTTGCTATCATTTTGGCTACCATCAAGAACATCATGAGTATCCCCACGTCCCTTGGTGGCAACTTCCAAAAGTTTATCAGCAGAAAGTCTTGCGCTATTGTGACCCCTAA
- a CDS encoding XisI protein encodes MEKLERYRAYIQQLLIDYANLGSSKPEIERQLIFDPIRDHYQLVYVGWKNQRRHYGCVLHLDIKNEKIWIQHDGTEIAIADQLVNLGVPKEDIVLAFHEPFVRQYTGFAVG; translated from the coding sequence ATGGAAAAATTAGAACGGTATAGAGCTTATATTCAACAGTTGCTCATCGATTATGCTAATCTGGGTTCATCAAAGCCTGAAATCGAGAGACAATTAATTTTTGATCCCATCCGAGATCACTATCAATTAGTATATGTAGGTTGGAAAAACCAACGACGACATTACGGTTGTGTCTTACATCTTGATATTAAAAATGAAAAAATTTGGATTCAGCATGATGGAACTGAAATCGCCATTGCTGATCAGTTGGTCAACTTAGGGGTTCCTAAAGAAGATATTGTCTTGGCTTTTCACGAACCTTTTGTTAGGCAATATACAGGGTTTGCAGTGGGTTAA